A stretch of Gambusia affinis linkage group LG10, SWU_Gaff_1.0, whole genome shotgun sequence DNA encodes these proteins:
- the lg10h1orf53 gene encoding uncharacterized protein C1orf53 homolog isoform X1 has translation MCLPPRPRQVGSPKPGWRFTVIGAKARRAAIKGDQYSQHDWLGRTGSGWTGSGEDRFSGGQVLRRVCLGRLCWCSSKQRQRSVRRLQRDGEGVTLINCSPTWGPLACCSSVGFFASGLVCHIKVDALPFRASAVPQPDHEIGQLSCLPSSPPCLPIQVVIGQETVSSLDRSPVHHRATQSQSWSTQRDSLRTGRTCKLHVERPVPGFEPGPPSCRETTNNSSRPDMNILEEILLYENLTLMSAVNR, from the exons ATGTGTCTGCCGCCGCGTCCACGGCAAGTGGGATCCCCAAAGCCTGGCTGGCGCTTTACAGTGATCGGAGCAAAAGCCCGTCGAGCGGCTATAAAAGGAGACCAGTATAGCCAACATGACTGGCTGGGGAGGACAGGTTCTGGGTGGACAGGTTCTGGGGAGGACAGATTCTCGGGAGGACAGGTTCTGCGCCGGGTTTGTTTGGGACGGCTTTGTTGGTGCTCCTCTAAGCAGAGGCAGCGGAGCGTGCGGCGGCTGCAGCGGGACGGTGAAGGTGTCACACTCATCAACTGCAGCCCTACCTGGGGCCCGCTTGCCTGCTGCAGCTCCGTGGGGTTTTTTGCCTCGGGACTTGTCTGTCACATTAAAGTAGATGCATTGCCATTCAGGGCCTCGGCGGTCCCGCAGCCTGACCATGAAATAGGCCAACTTTCATGTCTGCCCTCATCTCCGCCGTGTCTTCCCATCCAG GTGGTCATTGGACAAGAGACAGTGTCcagcctggacaggtcaccagtccatcacagagcaaCGCAGTCAcaaagctggagtacccagagagactCACTGcgtacagggagaacatgcaaactccatgtgGAGAGGCCTGTGCCAGGTTTCGAACCAGGACCTCCTTCCTGCAGGGAAACAACTAACAACTCATCCAGGCCTGACATGAATATACTGGAAGAAATATTATTGTATGAGAATCTCACATTGATGTCTGCTGTAAATCGGTAA
- the lhx9 gene encoding LIM/homeobox protein Lhx9 isoform X1 has translation MEVVSCKTEASSCTLCPGPGAMLFHGISGDHIQGIMEEMERRTKTESRLAKGMQLNGRESTMTSMSPEKPALCAGCGGKISDRYYLLAVDKQWHLRCLKCCECKLALESELTCFAKDGSIYCKEDYYRRFSVQRCARCHLGISASEMVMRARDSVYHLSCFTCTTCNKTLTTGDHFGMKDSLVYCRLHFETLVQGPDYHPQLNFAELAAKGGGLALPYFNGTGTAQKGRPRKRKSPAMGIDIPSYNTGCNENDTDHLDRDQQAYAPTQKTKRMRTSFKHHQLRTMKSYFAINHNPDAKDLKQLAQKTGLTKRVLQVWFQNARAKFRRNVLRQENGGVDKADGTSLPPPSSDSGALTPPSSAATLTDLTNPSITVVTSVTSSLDSHDSGSPSQTTLTNLF, from the exons ATGGAAGTTGTGAGCTGCAAAACAGAGGCGAGCAGTTGCACGTTGTGTCCAGGACCGGGAGCCATGCTTTTCCACGGGATCTCCGGGGATCACATCCAAGGGATCATGGAGGAGATGGAGAGAAGGACGAAGACGGAGTCGCGCCTGGCGAAGGGCATGCAGCTCAACGGCAGGGAGTCG ACCATGACCTCCATGAGCCCGGAGAAGCCTGCCCTGTGCGCCGGCTGCGGTGGGAAGATCTCGGACAGATACTACCTCCTGGCCGTGGACAAACAGTGGCATCTGCGGTGCCTCAAATGCTGTGAATGTAAGCTGGCGCTGGAATCGGAGCTGACGTGCTTTGCCAAGGATGGGAGTATTTATTGCAAGGAGGATTACTACAG AAGGTTCTCCGTGCAGAGGTGCGCGCGCTGCCACCTCGGGATATCCGCTTCGGAGATGGTGATGCGAGCGCGCGACTCCGTGTACCACCTGAGCTGCTTCACGTGCACCACGTGCAACAAAACCCTGACCACGGGCGACCACTTCGGCATGAAGGACAGCCTGGTGTACTGCAGGCTCCACTTCGAGACGCTGGTGCAGGGCCCGGACTACCATCCGCAGCTCAACTTCGCCGAGCTGGCGGCCAAAGGCGGCGGCCTCGCGCTGCCCTACTTCAACGGCACGGGGACGGCGCAGAAAGGGAGGCCGCGCAAGAGGAAGAGCCCGGCCATGGGGATAGACATACCCAGCTACAACACAG GCTGCAACGAGAACGACACCGACCACTTGGACCGAGACCAGCAGGCCTACGCTCCGACGCAGAAGACCAAGCGCATGCGGACCTCCTTTAAGCACCATCAGCTCCGGACAATGAAATCCTACTTTGCCATCAACCACAACCCGGATGCCAAGGACTTAAAGCAGTTGGCTCAGAAAACAGGCCTCACTAAGAGAGTTCTGCAG GTTTGGTTCCAAAACGCAAGAGCCAAATTCAGAAGGAACGTTTTGCGACAGGAGAATGGAGGTGTTGATAAGGCTGATGGCACCTCACTCCCTCCACCCTCATCCGACAGTGGGGCCCTGACCCCCCCCTCCAGCGCAGCCACACTAACAGACCTGACAAACCCCTCTATCACTGTAGTGACCTCCGTCACCTCTAGTTTGGACAGCCATGATTCGGGGAGCCCTTCGCAAACTACCTTGACAAACCTTTTCTAA
- the lhx9 gene encoding LIM/homeobox protein Lhx9 isoform X2 — protein MEVVSCKTEASSCTLCPGPGAMLFHGISGDHIQGIMEEMERRTKTESRLAKGMQLNGRESTMTSMSPEKPALCAGCGGKISDRYYLLAVDKQWHLRCLKCCECKLALESELTCFAKDGSIYCKEDYYRFSVQRCARCHLGISASEMVMRARDSVYHLSCFTCTTCNKTLTTGDHFGMKDSLVYCRLHFETLVQGPDYHPQLNFAELAAKGGGLALPYFNGTGTAQKGRPRKRKSPAMGIDIPSYNTGCNENDTDHLDRDQQAYAPTQKTKRMRTSFKHHQLRTMKSYFAINHNPDAKDLKQLAQKTGLTKRVLQVWFQNARAKFRRNVLRQENGGVDKADGTSLPPPSSDSGALTPPSSAATLTDLTNPSITVVTSVTSSLDSHDSGSPSQTTLTNLF, from the exons ATGGAAGTTGTGAGCTGCAAAACAGAGGCGAGCAGTTGCACGTTGTGTCCAGGACCGGGAGCCATGCTTTTCCACGGGATCTCCGGGGATCACATCCAAGGGATCATGGAGGAGATGGAGAGAAGGACGAAGACGGAGTCGCGCCTGGCGAAGGGCATGCAGCTCAACGGCAGGGAGTCG ACCATGACCTCCATGAGCCCGGAGAAGCCTGCCCTGTGCGCCGGCTGCGGTGGGAAGATCTCGGACAGATACTACCTCCTGGCCGTGGACAAACAGTGGCATCTGCGGTGCCTCAAATGCTGTGAATGTAAGCTGGCGCTGGAATCGGAGCTGACGTGCTTTGCCAAGGATGGGAGTATTTATTGCAAGGAGGATTACTACAG GTTCTCCGTGCAGAGGTGCGCGCGCTGCCACCTCGGGATATCCGCTTCGGAGATGGTGATGCGAGCGCGCGACTCCGTGTACCACCTGAGCTGCTTCACGTGCACCACGTGCAACAAAACCCTGACCACGGGCGACCACTTCGGCATGAAGGACAGCCTGGTGTACTGCAGGCTCCACTTCGAGACGCTGGTGCAGGGCCCGGACTACCATCCGCAGCTCAACTTCGCCGAGCTGGCGGCCAAAGGCGGCGGCCTCGCGCTGCCCTACTTCAACGGCACGGGGACGGCGCAGAAAGGGAGGCCGCGCAAGAGGAAGAGCCCGGCCATGGGGATAGACATACCCAGCTACAACACAG GCTGCAACGAGAACGACACCGACCACTTGGACCGAGACCAGCAGGCCTACGCTCCGACGCAGAAGACCAAGCGCATGCGGACCTCCTTTAAGCACCATCAGCTCCGGACAATGAAATCCTACTTTGCCATCAACCACAACCCGGATGCCAAGGACTTAAAGCAGTTGGCTCAGAAAACAGGCCTCACTAAGAGAGTTCTGCAG GTTTGGTTCCAAAACGCAAGAGCCAAATTCAGAAGGAACGTTTTGCGACAGGAGAATGGAGGTGTTGATAAGGCTGATGGCACCTCACTCCCTCCACCCTCATCCGACAGTGGGGCCCTGACCCCCCCCTCCAGCGCAGCCACACTAACAGACCTGACAAACCCCTCTATCACTGTAGTGACCTCCGTCACCTCTAGTTTGGACAGCCATGATTCGGGGAGCCCTTCGCAAACTACCTTGACAAACCTTTTCTAA
- the lhx9 gene encoding LIM/homeobox protein Lhx9 isoform X3 has translation MEVVSCKTEASSCTLCPGPGAMLFHGISGDHIQGIMEEMERRTKTESRLAKGMQLNGRESTMTSMSPEKPALCAGCGGKISDRYYLLAVDKQWHLRCLKCCECKLALESELTCFAKDGSIYCKEDYYRRFSVQRCARCHLGISASEMVMRARDSVYHLSCFTCTTCNKTLTTGDHFGMKDSLVYCRLHFETLVQGPDYHPQLNFAELAAKGGGLALPYFNGTGTAQKGRPRKRKSPAMGIDIPSYNTGCNENDTDHLDRDQQAYAPTQKTKRMRTSFKHHQLRTMKSYFAINHNPDAKDLKQLAQKTGLTKRVLQGEQILGHYSHTSRRLKIP, from the exons ATGGAAGTTGTGAGCTGCAAAACAGAGGCGAGCAGTTGCACGTTGTGTCCAGGACCGGGAGCCATGCTTTTCCACGGGATCTCCGGGGATCACATCCAAGGGATCATGGAGGAGATGGAGAGAAGGACGAAGACGGAGTCGCGCCTGGCGAAGGGCATGCAGCTCAACGGCAGGGAGTCG ACCATGACCTCCATGAGCCCGGAGAAGCCTGCCCTGTGCGCCGGCTGCGGTGGGAAGATCTCGGACAGATACTACCTCCTGGCCGTGGACAAACAGTGGCATCTGCGGTGCCTCAAATGCTGTGAATGTAAGCTGGCGCTGGAATCGGAGCTGACGTGCTTTGCCAAGGATGGGAGTATTTATTGCAAGGAGGATTACTACAG AAGGTTCTCCGTGCAGAGGTGCGCGCGCTGCCACCTCGGGATATCCGCTTCGGAGATGGTGATGCGAGCGCGCGACTCCGTGTACCACCTGAGCTGCTTCACGTGCACCACGTGCAACAAAACCCTGACCACGGGCGACCACTTCGGCATGAAGGACAGCCTGGTGTACTGCAGGCTCCACTTCGAGACGCTGGTGCAGGGCCCGGACTACCATCCGCAGCTCAACTTCGCCGAGCTGGCGGCCAAAGGCGGCGGCCTCGCGCTGCCCTACTTCAACGGCACGGGGACGGCGCAGAAAGGGAGGCCGCGCAAGAGGAAGAGCCCGGCCATGGGGATAGACATACCCAGCTACAACACAG GCTGCAACGAGAACGACACCGACCACTTGGACCGAGACCAGCAGGCCTACGCTCCGACGCAGAAGACCAAGCGCATGCGGACCTCCTTTAAGCACCATCAGCTCCGGACAATGAAATCCTACTTTGCCATCAACCACAACCCGGATGCCAAGGACTTAAAGCAGTTGGCTCAGAAAACAGGCCTCACTAAGAGAGTTCTGCAG GGAGAACAAATCTTGGGGCATTACAGCCATACATCCCGACGTTTGAAAATTCCCTAA
- the lhx9 gene encoding LIM/homeobox protein Lhx9 isoform X4: MEVVSCKTEASSCTLCPGPGAMLFHGISGDHIQGIMEEMERRTKTESRLAKGMQLNGRESTMTSMSPEKPALCAGCGGKISDRYYLLAVDKQWHLRCLKCCECKLALESELTCFAKDGSIYCKEDYYRFSVQRCARCHLGISASEMVMRARDSVYHLSCFTCTTCNKTLTTGDHFGMKDSLVYCRLHFETLVQGPDYHPQLNFAELAAKGGGLALPYFNGTGTAQKGRPRKRKSPAMGIDIPSYNTGCNENDTDHLDRDQQAYAPTQKTKRMRTSFKHHQLRTMKSYFAINHNPDAKDLKQLAQKTGLTKRVLQGEQILGHYSHTSRRLKIP, encoded by the exons ATGGAAGTTGTGAGCTGCAAAACAGAGGCGAGCAGTTGCACGTTGTGTCCAGGACCGGGAGCCATGCTTTTCCACGGGATCTCCGGGGATCACATCCAAGGGATCATGGAGGAGATGGAGAGAAGGACGAAGACGGAGTCGCGCCTGGCGAAGGGCATGCAGCTCAACGGCAGGGAGTCG ACCATGACCTCCATGAGCCCGGAGAAGCCTGCCCTGTGCGCCGGCTGCGGTGGGAAGATCTCGGACAGATACTACCTCCTGGCCGTGGACAAACAGTGGCATCTGCGGTGCCTCAAATGCTGTGAATGTAAGCTGGCGCTGGAATCGGAGCTGACGTGCTTTGCCAAGGATGGGAGTATTTATTGCAAGGAGGATTACTACAG GTTCTCCGTGCAGAGGTGCGCGCGCTGCCACCTCGGGATATCCGCTTCGGAGATGGTGATGCGAGCGCGCGACTCCGTGTACCACCTGAGCTGCTTCACGTGCACCACGTGCAACAAAACCCTGACCACGGGCGACCACTTCGGCATGAAGGACAGCCTGGTGTACTGCAGGCTCCACTTCGAGACGCTGGTGCAGGGCCCGGACTACCATCCGCAGCTCAACTTCGCCGAGCTGGCGGCCAAAGGCGGCGGCCTCGCGCTGCCCTACTTCAACGGCACGGGGACGGCGCAGAAAGGGAGGCCGCGCAAGAGGAAGAGCCCGGCCATGGGGATAGACATACCCAGCTACAACACAG GCTGCAACGAGAACGACACCGACCACTTGGACCGAGACCAGCAGGCCTACGCTCCGACGCAGAAGACCAAGCGCATGCGGACCTCCTTTAAGCACCATCAGCTCCGGACAATGAAATCCTACTTTGCCATCAACCACAACCCGGATGCCAAGGACTTAAAGCAGTTGGCTCAGAAAACAGGCCTCACTAAGAGAGTTCTGCAG GGAGAACAAATCTTGGGGCATTACAGCCATACATCCCGACGTTTGAAAATTCCCTAA